One Oncorhynchus clarkii lewisi isolate Uvic-CL-2024 unplaced genomic scaffold, UVic_Ocla_1.0 unplaced_contig_13670_pilon_pilon, whole genome shotgun sequence genomic window carries:
- the LOC139398601 gene encoding uncharacterized protein gives MEGSRISLHLLFFLLIGQASHTSITQPQTTNAIYPTDITSITQEENDTSSSPTKATTGCLIKPQLGFIVVTCAGGLVLFLLVSTVVLASQVCSLRRQARAPRPARSNVDLVSGAGYWDTEHSEGGIVGPCDTSVMLEEVRLDGEEDEEQGEEEKEEREEEQAEGVRGQTEDARTTGEIAMQMQSSSSRDLCLEIPQDLENMPLVV, from the coding sequence ATGGAAGGCTCCAgaatctctctccatcttctcttcttccttctgATTGGACAAGCTTCACACACCAGCATTACTCAGCCTCAGACCACTAATGCCATATATCCAACTGACATAACCTCAATTACCCAAGAGGAAAACGACACCTCCAGCTCTCCCACAAAGGCCACCACGGGCTGCCTCATCAAGCCCCAGTTGGGCTTCATAGTGGTGACCTGCGCCGGGGGCCTGGTCCTGTTTCTGCTCGTCTCTACTGTGGTCCTGGCCTCCCAGGTGTGCAGTCTTAGGCGCCAGGCCCGTGCCCCTCGCCCCGCCCGCAGTAACGTGGACCTGGTGAGTGGCGCGGGCTACTGGGACACGGAGCACTCTGAGGGGGGCATAGTGGGGCCCTGTGATACCAGTGTCATGTTGGAGGAGGTCCGTTTGGAtggagaagaggatgaagagcagggggaagaagagaaggaagaaagggaggaggagcaggcagaAGGGGTCAGAGGCCAAACAGAGGATGCGAGAACAACTGGCGAAATAGCCATGCAGATGCAGAGTTCCAGCTCCAGGGATTTGTGTCTGGAAATCCCCCAGGATCTAGAGAACATGCCCCTAGTGGTGTGA